In Sander lucioperca isolate FBNREF2018 chromosome 12, SLUC_FBN_1.2, whole genome shotgun sequence, one DNA window encodes the following:
- the LOC116059177 gene encoding trichohyalin-like has translation MESVVTTLASGKFSTYGTIILMFTYTILLDKDFSCTCIKQGDNCYLYLILPSFIIFLLTLWTDKTFKRVYKYMFSELRTGSCSVHSYSFFWSFLHHILKAALVGLLWVDFVYLDGDLYVCCWNDHSKQQAQLACKDKANMTYEDRINIVELKNKSRFIGGWLLFGIIFLGSFPPLDAWRKCCKTCCCNSHFIYHKLILEEEEIVLEEIMRESAKEKLTREVKERIRNQQWEECFYVADELIRASTEANISELEKQQQPGAHETQDQDYGLRRQEEPRREVPRQEVPRQEEPRREVPRQEVPRKEVLRQEELTQEVPRQEELTQEVPRQEEPRQEELTQEVQRQEEPRQEELTQEVQRQEELRQEELTQEVQRQEELRQEVPRQEELTQEVQRQEVPRQEELRQEEPKQEEPRREVPRQEEPREEWLLFWRRRIQIHQMRGHEDGSSMMITNYTTQHTVEK, from the exons ATGGAAAGCGTAGTAACTACACTTGCTTCGGGGAAGTTCAGCACCTATGGTACAATCATTTTGATGTTTACCTACACTATTTTGCTTGACAAGGACTTTTCATGCACCTGCATAAAACAAGGCGATAACTGCTATTTGTACCTGATTCTGCCGTCTTTTATAATCTTTCTCTTAACACTGTGGACGGACAAGACATTTAAGAGAGTCTATAAATACATGTTCTCTGAGCTGCGAACCGGTTCTTGCTCAGTTCACAGCTACAGTTTTTTCTGGTCTTTCCTCcatcacattttaaaagcagCTTTAGTGGGTCTGCTGTGGGTTGATTTTGTGTACCTGGATGGAGACTTGTACGTTTGCTGTTGGAATGACCATTCTAAACAACAGGCACAGTTAGCCTGCAAAGACAAGGCAAATATGACGTACGAGGATCGCATAAACATTGTGGAACTGAAGAACAAGTCCAGG TTTATTGGTGGCTGGTTACTCTTTGGTATCATATTTTTGGGATCATTTCCTCCATTAGATGCATGGAGGAAATGCTGCAAAACATGTTGCTGCAACAGTCATTTTATATATCACAAACTGATATTGGAGGAGGAAGAAATCGTGCTGGAAGAGATTATGAGGGAATCGGCAAAAGAAAAGTTGACTAGAGAAGTCAAGGAGAGAATACGTAATCAACAATGGGAAGAGTGTTTTTACGTGGCTGATGAACTGATTAGAGCTTCCACTGAAGCCAACATTTCTGAACTTGAGAAGCAACAACAACCAGGGGCACACGAAACCCAGGACCAG GACTATGGACTACGGAGGCAAGAGGAACCGAGGCGAGAAGTACCGAGGCAAGAAGTACCGAGGCAAGAGGAACCGAGGCGAGAAGTACCGAGGCAAGAAGTACCGAGGAAAGAAGTACTGAGGCAAGAAGAACTGACACAAGAAGTACCGAGGCAAGAAGAACTGACACAAGAAGTACCGAGGCAAGAAGAACCGAGGCAAGAAGAACTGACACAAGAAGTACAGAGGCAAGAAGAACCGAGGCAAGAAGAACTGACACAAGAAGTACAGAGGCAAGAAGAACTGAGGCAAGAAGAACTGACACAAGAAGTACAGAGGCAAGAAGAACTGAGGCAAGAAGTACCGAGGCAAGAAGAACTGACACAAGAAGTACAGAGGCAAGAAGTACCGAGGCAAGAGGAACTGAGGCAAGAGGAACCGAAGCAAGAAGAACCGAGGCGAGAAGTACCGAGGCAAGAGGAACCGAGGGAAGAg TGGCTCCTCTTTTGGCGGAGGAGAATCCAGATTCATCAGATGCGAGGCCATGAAGATGGATCTTCTATGATGATCACAAACTATACAACACAACATACTGTTGAGAAATGA